In a single window of the Acidimicrobiales bacterium genome:
- a CDS encoding class I SAM-dependent methyltransferase: MTDDAPDTDDLWESHADWWQAGFTEGADAEYEEQILPMAAAHLAGTTRVLDVGTGEGQIARLAVNRADATTVVGVDPTWAQIATAKQRAHGPDYARAGAAQLPFAAQSFDAVVACLVFEHIDDVDQAIAEVARVLQPGGRFLFFLNHPLLQTPGSGWIDDRILEEQYWRIGLYLHEDKTVEEVEKGVFIPFIHRPLSRYVNALAENGLSIVRMDEPAPPPGFLARAAEYEQAAAIPRLLFVRAHKSD; the protein is encoded by the coding sequence GTGACCGACGACGCACCCGACACCGACGACCTCTGGGAGAGCCACGCCGACTGGTGGCAAGCAGGCTTCACCGAAGGAGCCGACGCCGAGTACGAGGAGCAGATCCTCCCCATGGCGGCCGCCCACCTGGCAGGGACCACCCGGGTCCTCGACGTCGGCACCGGTGAGGGCCAGATCGCCCGCCTCGCCGTCAACCGGGCCGACGCCACCACCGTCGTGGGCGTCGACCCCACCTGGGCCCAGATCGCGACGGCCAAGCAACGCGCCCACGGCCCCGACTACGCCCGCGCCGGCGCCGCCCAGCTCCCGTTCGCAGCCCAGTCGTTCGACGCCGTCGTGGCCTGCCTCGTCTTCGAGCACATCGACGACGTCGACCAAGCCATCGCCGAGGTGGCCCGCGTCCTGCAACCGGGCGGCCGCTTCCTGTTCTTCCTCAACCACCCCCTGCTCCAGACGCCTGGAAGTGGCTGGATCGACGATCGCATTCTGGAGGAGCAGTACTGGCGCATCGGCCTCTACCTCCACGAGGACAAGACGGTCGAAGAGGTCGAGAAGGGCGTCTTCATCCCCTTCATCCACCGCCCGCTGTCGCGGTACGTGAACGCCCTCGCCGAGAACGGCCTGTCGATCGTCCGCATGGACGAGCCCGCCCCGCCGCCCGGCTTCTTGGCGCGGGCGGCAGAGTACGAACAGGCGGCAGCTATACCTCGCCTTCTCTTCGTGCGCGCGCACAAATCAGACTGA
- a CDS encoding helix-turn-helix domain-containing protein, with the protein MAELLSIVAFRSELASRLRARADESVDAITSNLYAEVGALHEAAGFADVEKLRARIRGTVDGFIGFIANGTPLSGAEREALHRMGAERARHGVSLEAVSDTVDITMEVLWRFVREVVQQPPVPPIAAAVVADIGSQAHTFAAAVRDAVLSGFALERRHGEIGRIYGVADIVDMLVDGRWVNRRDVLRTADALGVEVSDPLALLFVVPVSPDGYRCLDEAARQVAAAVPNACAGRLRGEAFRYVPVIASHVDPAAARARVAEIAAGLDVLVLVDQSTHDHRGLAAAARTLEAEVAPARALGRGPGAVVTTGETELFRLLRELPLEARMGYTRRVLGPVLDLPSGKARDAVATMQAYFRGRAAGRLDERAADLQLHRNSVRYRLDRTQALLGLNFRDAADRLRVEVALALYELMRQELAVYDDEAQPDEAGNA; encoded by the coding sequence ATGGCTGAGCTGCTTTCCATCGTCGCCTTCCGATCTGAGCTGGCGTCCCGCTTGCGGGCGCGAGCAGACGAATCGGTGGACGCCATCACGTCGAACCTGTACGCCGAAGTCGGCGCCCTGCACGAAGCCGCAGGGTTCGCCGACGTCGAGAAGCTGCGCGCCCGCATCCGAGGCACAGTGGACGGCTTCATCGGCTTCATCGCCAACGGCACCCCGCTGAGCGGGGCCGAACGCGAAGCGCTGCACCGGATGGGTGCGGAACGGGCGCGCCACGGCGTGTCGCTGGAGGCCGTCAGCGACACCGTCGACATCACCATGGAGGTGCTGTGGCGCTTCGTCCGCGAAGTCGTCCAGCAGCCCCCCGTCCCGCCGATCGCTGCCGCCGTGGTGGCCGACATCGGCAGCCAGGCCCACACCTTCGCGGCGGCCGTACGCGACGCCGTGCTCTCCGGCTTCGCCCTCGAGCGGCGCCACGGGGAGATCGGCCGCATCTACGGCGTCGCCGACATCGTCGACATGCTCGTCGACGGCCGGTGGGTGAACCGCCGCGACGTGCTGCGCACGGCCGACGCCCTCGGGGTGGAGGTGAGCGACCCGCTCGCCCTGCTGTTCGTCGTCCCCGTGAGCCCCGACGGCTACCGCTGCCTTGACGAAGCGGCCCGGCAGGTGGCGGCCGCCGTGCCCAACGCGTGCGCCGGGCGGCTTCGCGGTGAGGCCTTCCGGTACGTGCCCGTCATCGCCTCCCACGTCGACCCGGCCGCCGCCCGCGCCAGGGTGGCGGAGATCGCCGCCGGGCTCGACGTGCTGGTGCTGGTCGACCAGTCGACGCACGACCACCGAGGGTTGGCTGCTGCGGCGCGAACCCTGGAGGCGGAGGTCGCCCCCGCCCGGGCCTTGGGCAGGGGACCGGGCGCAGTCGTCACCACGGGCGAGACCGAGCTCTTCCGACTCCTACGCGAGCTGCCGCTCGAGGCTCGCATGGGCTACACACGCCGCGTCCTGGGGCCGGTGCTCGACCTCCCCAGCGGCAAAGCCCGCGACGCCGTCGCCACCATGCAGGCCTACTTCCGGGGCCGAGCGGCGGGCCGCCTCGACGAGCGGGCCGCCGACCTCCAGCTCCACCGCAACTCGGTGCGCTATCGCCTCGACCGCACACAGGCCCTGTTGGGGCTGAACTTCCGCGACGCGGCCGACCGTCTCCGGGTGGAAGTTGCGCTGGCGCTGTACGAGCTCATGCGCCAAGAACTGGCCGTCTACGACGACGAAGCGCAGCCCGATGAAGCAGGGAATGCCTGA